The following are encoded together in the Raineyella sp. LH-20 genome:
- a CDS encoding PTS fructose transporter subunit IIB, with amino-acid sequence MFIVAVTSCPTGVAHTYMARENLIKAAAKRGIEIKVETQGCTGRENEITAQDIARADAVIIASDVSIAGAERFEPVPTLECSLSEAIKKSVRVIDEVVEAVK; translated from the coding sequence ATGTTCATCGTCGCAGTAACCTCATGTCCAACTGGTGTTGCGCACACCTACATGGCGCGCGAAAACCTCATCAAGGCCGCGGCGAAACGTGGCATCGAGATCAAGGTGGAAACCCAGGGGTGCACCGGCAGAGAGAACGAAATCACCGCCCAGGACATCGCCCGCGCTGACGCCGTGATCATCGCGTCCGATGTCAGCATCGCCGGCGCTGAACGGTTCGAGCCCGTACCCACCTTGGAATGCTCGCTGTCGGAAGCCATCAAGAAGTCGGTTCGCGTGATCGACGAAGTCGTCGAGGCGGTGAAGTGA
- a CDS encoding PTS fructose transporter subunit IIC, translating to MVVAGGLLQSITTLIYGPAGANTAGTPQDQIRLLGASLMVLLVPMLAAYIAYGIADKAALIPGLVGGIAAQGVPVGIAASISAGKATTVEGLVAAVNAHVYPVGSGFIGGVIAGLAAGYLIKYLKKIPYPQSFAGIVTLVFYPLIGSFVIGALMLFLLGGPAAAVTTALTAFLKGLQGGSLIVLGLVLGAVACTDMGGPINKSGYLFAVYALAEGNGAPYAAFAAAKCIPPIAVALSSIFAAKGFTDDERDTAKGVWLLGMFGITEGAIPFALRDPIRIIAPSMIGGGIAAAISLTGGSSLPSTGGSVITIPITQHPLNWIAALVAGLLITTVGIVVTKRMKVRKHGPDRAVEEVEPESVLTHAERI from the coding sequence TTGGTCGTCGCAGGCGGTCTGCTGCAGTCGATCACCACACTGATCTACGGGCCGGCGGGCGCGAACACGGCGGGCACGCCGCAGGACCAGATCAGGCTGTTGGGGGCATCCTTGATGGTCCTGCTCGTGCCGATGCTGGCCGCCTACATCGCGTACGGCATCGCCGACAAGGCCGCGCTGATTCCGGGCCTGGTCGGCGGAATCGCCGCCCAAGGAGTGCCGGTCGGGATCGCCGCCTCGATCTCGGCAGGCAAGGCCACCACGGTGGAAGGCCTGGTCGCGGCCGTGAACGCCCACGTATATCCGGTTGGCTCGGGATTCATCGGGGGTGTGATCGCCGGCTTGGCCGCCGGCTATCTGATCAAGTACTTGAAGAAGATCCCCTACCCGCAGTCATTCGCCGGCATCGTGACCCTGGTCTTCTACCCGTTGATCGGCTCGTTCGTGATTGGCGCGCTGATGCTGTTCCTGCTCGGCGGACCGGCCGCTGCCGTCACGACCGCCCTGACCGCGTTCCTCAAGGGCCTCCAGGGTGGCAGCCTGATCGTGCTCGGCCTCGTGCTGGGCGCAGTGGCCTGCACCGACATGGGCGGCCCGATCAACAAGTCGGGCTACCTGTTCGCTGTCTACGCGCTCGCCGAGGGCAACGGTGCACCGTATGCGGCGTTCGCCGCTGCCAAGTGCATCCCGCCGATCGCGGTGGCGCTGTCCTCCATCTTCGCGGCGAAGGGGTTCACCGACGACGAACGCGACACCGCCAAGGGCGTCTGGTTGCTCGGCATGTTCGGCATCACCGAGGGGGCGATCCCCTTCGCCTTGCGTGACCCAATCCGCATCATCGCGCCGTCCATGATCGGCGGTGGGATCGCGGCTGCAATCTCCTTGACCGGCGGTTCGTCACTGCCGTCGACCGGCGGTTCGGTCATCACCATCCCGATCACCCAGCACCCACTCAACTGGATTGCCGCGCTGGTCGCGGGTCTGCTTATCACCACGGTGGGGATCGTGGTCACCAAGCGCATGAAGGTTCGCAAGCACGGACCCGATCGGGCCGTCGAGGAGGTCGAGCCCGAAAGTGTCCTGACCCACGCCGAACGCATCTGA
- a CDS encoding IS1634 family transposase, producing the protein MGSFVRKVKTASGATAVQIVHKRGKQRLGIDHIGSAHDQAELELLLQVARERLALGQDQLDLGWEPAGRPPGQAVVESTASTVLWEALVGVYDHLGFDVLADECFRQLVLARVVEPTSKADSIRVLEGLGITPASLRTITRALPRINKGDYRDQLATACWSHVSAHGAVALVMYDVTTLYFEAENEDSLRKVGMSKERRVDPQITVGLLVDPSGFPLDLHVFEGNKAETTTLLPVIEAFQARHQVSDLVVVADAGMLSAANLNALEDAGFSFIVAARQSKAPAELEDHFEAHGNYLADGATFEVTRPMGVGKDRRDRRVVWHYLAARARRDQQTLNKQIERAEKIATGKAPIGKHRFIKLEGATKGVDWPLVERARAAAGFKGYVSNIPAVTLDGPAVVAAYRDLWHVEASFRMAKSDLAARPIFHHTRDSIEAHLTVVFAALAIARTIQARTGVSVKKFLQILRPLHSAVINTGTQTITIPPAIPPDAQEILDTLQGGH; encoded by the coding sequence GTGGGGTCGTTCGTGCGGAAGGTGAAGACCGCGTCCGGAGCGACCGCGGTCCAGATCGTGCACAAGCGCGGTAAGCAGCGCCTCGGTATCGACCACATCGGCTCGGCCCATGACCAGGCCGAACTCGAGTTGCTGTTGCAGGTCGCCCGCGAACGATTGGCGCTGGGCCAGGACCAGCTCGATCTAGGCTGGGAGCCTGCGGGTCGCCCGCCCGGCCAAGCAGTGGTCGAGTCGACCGCTTCCACGGTGTTGTGGGAAGCGCTCGTCGGGGTCTACGACCACCTCGGGTTCGACGTCCTGGCCGATGAGTGTTTCCGCCAGCTGGTCCTGGCGAGGGTCGTGGAACCGACCAGCAAGGCCGATTCGATCCGGGTCCTGGAGGGGCTGGGCATCACGCCGGCCTCGCTGCGCACGATCACCCGGGCTCTGCCGCGGATCAACAAGGGCGACTACCGCGACCAGCTTGCGACGGCCTGCTGGAGCCACGTCAGCGCCCATGGTGCTGTGGCCTTGGTCATGTATGACGTGACCACGCTGTACTTCGAGGCCGAGAACGAGGACTCGCTGCGCAAGGTCGGCATGTCCAAGGAACGCCGCGTCGACCCGCAGATCACCGTCGGACTACTGGTCGACCCCTCCGGCTTTCCCCTCGACCTGCACGTCTTCGAGGGCAACAAAGCAGAGACGACCACCCTCCTGCCCGTCATCGAAGCGTTCCAGGCCCGCCACCAGGTCAGTGATCTGGTCGTGGTCGCCGACGCCGGCATGCTGTCGGCGGCGAACCTGAACGCGCTGGAGGACGCCGGCTTCTCCTTCATCGTCGCCGCCCGGCAATCGAAGGCTCCCGCGGAGCTGGAGGACCATTTCGAGGCCCACGGCAACTACCTGGCCGACGGTGCGACGTTCGAGGTCACCCGCCCGATGGGTGTCGGGAAGGACCGGCGCGACCGCCGGGTCGTCTGGCACTACCTCGCCGCCAGGGCCCGGCGCGACCAGCAAACGCTGAATAAGCAGATCGAACGCGCCGAGAAGATCGCCACCGGCAAAGCACCCATCGGAAAACACCGCTTCATCAAGCTCGAGGGCGCCACCAAGGGCGTGGACTGGCCCCTGGTCGAGCGCGCCCGCGCAGCCGCGGGTTTCAAAGGGTACGTCTCAAACATCCCTGCCGTGACGCTGGACGGGCCGGCGGTCGTCGCGGCCTATCGGGACCTGTGGCACGTCGAGGCGTCGTTCAGGATGGCCAAATCCGACCTGGCCGCCCGCCCGATCTTCCACCACACCCGCGACTCGATCGAGGCCCACCTCACCGTCGTGTTCGCCGCCCTCGCCATCGCCCGCACGATCCAGGCCCGGACCGGTGTCTCGGTCAAGAAGTTCCTGCAGATCCTGCGGCCCCTGCACTCAGCGGTCATCAACACCGGCACCCAAACCATCACCATCCCGCCCGCCATCCCACCCGATGCCCAAGAAATCCTCGATACTCTCCAGGGTGGTCACTAA
- a CDS encoding ISL3 family transposase, with protein MPDATFTCPDLTTFTRLNDLGLEVTAQLLKSDHTVLACRVVEPDDWCGRCGCQGVARDTVLRRLAHEPFGWRPTTLLVTVRRYRCTECGHVWRQDTTKAAQPRAKISRAGLRWALVGIVCQHLSMARVAEGLRVSWNTANTAVLAEGRRVLIADPARLDGVRAIGVDEHVWRHTRRGDKYVTVIIDLTPVRDGTGPARLLDMVEGRSKQAFKAWLAEQDQDWRDRVEVVAMDGFSGFKTATSEELPDAIAVMDPFHVVRLAAEALDTCRRRVQQALHGHRGRAGDPLYSARRTLHTGIDLLTDKQKTRIQALFAGDEHVEVEATWAIYQRMIAAYRDPDPGQGRTRMQAVIEAISSGVPGSLIEIITLGRTMKKRAADVLAYFERPGTSNGPTEAINGRLEHLRGSALGFRNLTNYIARCLLEAGGFRPHLHPGL; from the coding sequence GTGCCTGACGCTACCTTCACATGCCCCGACCTGACCACCTTCACTCGCCTGAACGACCTCGGCCTGGAAGTCACCGCCCAGCTCCTGAAGTCCGACCACACGGTTCTGGCCTGCCGGGTCGTCGAGCCCGACGACTGGTGTGGGCGGTGCGGCTGTCAGGGCGTGGCGCGCGATACGGTCCTGCGGCGGTTGGCGCACGAGCCGTTCGGGTGGCGCCCCACCACGCTGCTGGTCACCGTTCGGCGCTACCGCTGCACCGAGTGTGGCCACGTGTGGCGCCAGGACACCACCAAGGCGGCCCAGCCGCGGGCCAAGATCTCCCGTGCAGGACTGCGGTGGGCCCTGGTCGGGATCGTCTGCCAACACCTGTCCATGGCACGGGTCGCCGAAGGACTGAGGGTCTCGTGGAACACCGCGAATACCGCGGTCCTGGCCGAAGGACGCCGTGTCCTGATCGCCGATCCGGCCCGCCTCGACGGGGTGCGGGCGATCGGGGTCGATGAGCACGTGTGGCGCCACACCCGTCGCGGCGACAAGTACGTCACCGTGATCATCGACCTCACCCCGGTCCGCGACGGAACTGGTCCCGCTCGCCTGCTCGACATGGTCGAGGGCCGCTCCAAGCAGGCGTTCAAGGCCTGGCTCGCCGAACAGGACCAGGACTGGCGCGACCGGGTGGAGGTTGTCGCTATGGACGGCTTCAGCGGGTTCAAGACCGCCACCAGCGAGGAACTGCCCGACGCGATCGCCGTGATGGATCCCTTCCACGTGGTCCGCCTGGCCGCCGAGGCTCTCGATACCTGCCGGCGCCGGGTCCAGCAGGCCCTCCACGGTCACCGCGGCCGGGCCGGCGACCCGCTCTACTCGGCCCGACGGACCCTGCACACCGGCATCGACCTGCTCACCGACAAACAGAAGACACGCATCCAGGCCCTGTTCGCCGGCGATGAGCACGTCGAGGTCGAGGCCACCTGGGCCATCTACCAGCGGATGATCGCGGCCTACCGCGACCCCGACCCCGGCCAGGGCCGCACCCGTATGCAGGCCGTGATCGAGGCCATCAGCAGCGGCGTCCCCGGTTCGCTGATCGAGATCATCACCCTCGGCCGCACGATGAAGAAGCGCGCCGCCGACGTCCTGGCCTACTTCGAGCGCCCGGGCACCAGCAACGGCCCCACCGAGGCCATCAATGGTCGGCTGGAACACCTGCGAGGATCAGCCCTCGGCTTCCGCAACCTCACCAACTACATCGCCCGCTGCCTGCTCGAAGCCGGCGGATTCAGACCCCACCTACACCCCGGATTATGA
- a CDS encoding PTS sugar transporter subunit IIA, whose product MKLTDLYDSRLVRIRLPGRTKTEILRSMAALFVEAGKVTDLERFIADLQARELSFSTGVGRGLAIPHGKSEVVSTAAYAVATLSDPFLWDADDDETTNLVVMLAVPAREAGTTHLKMLSTFAAALMDDGFRTALVNATTEADIRSALQTRGA is encoded by the coding sequence ATGAAACTCACTGACTTGTACGATTCCCGGCTGGTCCGGATCAGGTTGCCCGGCCGAACGAAGACCGAGATCCTCCGCTCCATGGCCGCCCTGTTCGTCGAGGCGGGGAAGGTCACCGATCTCGAACGGTTCATAGCGGATCTGCAGGCGCGCGAGCTGTCGTTCTCGACCGGAGTCGGTCGGGGCTTGGCGATTCCGCATGGGAAGTCCGAGGTCGTTTCGACAGCCGCCTATGCGGTCGCCACGCTGTCGGATCCGTTCCTGTGGGACGCCGATGATGACGAGACCACGAATCTGGTCGTGATGCTGGCCGTTCCTGCGCGCGAAGCCGGAACCACCCACCTGAAGATGCTGTCGACCTTTGCTGCTGCGCTCATGGACGACGGCTTCCGAACCGCTCTGGTCAATGCCACAACCGAAGCCGACATCCGATCGGCCCTTCAAACCCGAGGAGCATAA
- a CDS encoding glycoside hydrolase family 38 C-terminal domain-containing protein, with protein sequence MGNKVYVVPHTHWDREWYFTIEESRSLLMHDLEEILTHLEDNPDFGYFVLDGQAIVVEDYLKTRPQDHDRIRALAAAGRLKLGPWLTQTDSQVVSAESMVRNLTYGLQTAERAGGAMRTGYIPDSFGQSASIPQLLNGFGIQSAVFWRGRTERHTRDVNFRWRSPDGSQVNATNIAMGYQVAKYLESDPEVLQERMQNILAHLGCDSTSDNVLLPAGHDQMPIQKNLPTLLAGLEKANCGDSYRISTIEDYIADTFADADGLEVYEGEFIEGKYMRVHRSIYSTRMDIKMANAAAEAGLTNRLEPLLSVASLLGFDYSPSLVAQAWRTILQCHAHDSMGCCNSDRVNADIKHRFVKAREVIDAHTNMTLRLMASSIDKSDDEDLLLVFNAVASPAVRLVEQELFVGTRDFALLDVDGNEVPYSVVDVEAYDAQKLDRQIAHLNQHIPMFRVVISFNATFDGLGYTTYRIVPGRAAAVVETRRPLGARIGNDMLAADVTADGIRLTRGDGSEVLATLEESGDEGDSYDYSPPPNDLVLQDFVFQPQGVTAVEGVQRLAFRAERKVPADLDERASGALSVAAVFTGTVELRDAESFARLHLSHDNNAENHRVRLKVITDLEPEYSIADNQFGIIRRELEHPEASCFEELGWHERPDPIYPMLSFCALTQDTMGTFVATKGLREYEASGDAHNELNVTLYRSYGEIGKDDLTRRPGRASGIKVPSPDGQLKQHVEFDLAVGFVDGEDGILQASQAAHLLNTDDCTFQVKRYNDFRLNPTGKRIPPSYSLFTLDSSVVLSTVKMTESGCGYAVRFFNPTWSAVTVETPTIQGHIAHMSRLDEEVGTQAEEQLTVPACGAITLVYLSTHADPA encoded by the coding sequence ATGGGCAACAAGGTCTACGTGGTCCCCCACACCCACTGGGATCGAGAGTGGTATTTCACGATTGAAGAATCTCGCTCCCTGCTTATGCACGACCTGGAGGAAATCCTCACCCACCTGGAAGACAACCCGGACTTCGGCTACTTCGTGCTCGACGGCCAAGCCATCGTGGTCGAGGATTACCTGAAGACCCGACCTCAGGACCACGACCGCATCCGGGCGCTGGCCGCGGCGGGACGGCTCAAGCTCGGGCCCTGGCTCACGCAGACCGACTCCCAGGTGGTCTCGGCCGAGTCGATGGTCCGAAACCTCACCTATGGGCTGCAGACCGCCGAACGCGCCGGCGGGGCGATGAGAACCGGCTACATTCCGGACTCGTTCGGACAGAGCGCGAGCATCCCGCAACTGTTGAACGGCTTCGGCATCCAGTCGGCCGTCTTCTGGCGTGGAAGGACCGAACGCCACACCCGGGACGTCAACTTCCGGTGGAGAAGCCCAGATGGCAGCCAGGTCAACGCCACCAACATCGCCATGGGCTATCAGGTCGCCAAGTACCTCGAGTCCGATCCCGAGGTACTTCAGGAACGGATGCAGAACATCCTGGCGCACCTGGGGTGCGACTCGACATCGGACAATGTCCTTCTGCCTGCCGGCCATGACCAGATGCCGATCCAGAAGAATCTGCCGACCCTGCTCGCCGGACTGGAGAAGGCCAACTGCGGCGACTCCTACCGCATCAGCACGATCGAGGACTACATCGCCGACACGTTCGCCGATGCCGATGGCCTCGAGGTGTACGAGGGAGAGTTCATCGAAGGCAAGTACATGCGGGTGCATCGCTCGATCTACTCGACCCGCATGGACATCAAGATGGCGAACGCGGCGGCCGAAGCCGGGCTCACGAACAGATTGGAGCCGTTGCTGTCGGTGGCGAGCCTGCTCGGGTTCGACTACTCGCCATCGCTGGTCGCCCAAGCGTGGAGGACTATCCTTCAGTGCCACGCTCACGACAGCATGGGCTGCTGCAACAGCGACCGTGTCAACGCCGATATCAAGCACCGGTTCGTCAAGGCCCGCGAGGTCATCGACGCCCACACCAACATGACCCTGCGCCTGATGGCCAGCAGCATCGACAAGAGCGACGATGAGGACCTGCTCCTGGTCTTCAACGCCGTCGCGTCACCCGCGGTTCGTCTGGTGGAGCAGGAACTGTTCGTCGGCACCCGCGACTTCGCTCTTCTCGACGTCGACGGCAACGAGGTGCCGTACTCGGTGGTCGACGTCGAGGCGTACGACGCCCAGAAGCTCGACCGGCAGATCGCCCACCTGAACCAGCACATCCCGATGTTCCGGGTGGTGATCTCCTTCAACGCGACGTTCGACGGCCTGGGCTACACCACCTATCGCATCGTGCCTGGCCGCGCGGCGGCGGTGGTGGAAACGCGCAGACCGCTCGGCGCCCGCATCGGGAACGACATGCTGGCTGCCGACGTGACGGCCGACGGGATCCGGCTGACCCGCGGCGACGGGTCTGAAGTCCTCGCCACGCTTGAAGAATCGGGCGACGAGGGAGACAGCTACGACTACTCACCGCCGCCCAACGACCTCGTACTGCAGGACTTCGTCTTCCAGCCGCAGGGGGTGACAGCCGTCGAAGGGGTCCAGCGGCTCGCGTTCCGTGCCGAAAGGAAGGTACCGGCAGACCTCGACGAGCGAGCAAGTGGCGCCCTCAGTGTGGCAGCGGTCTTCACCGGAACCGTGGAGCTGCGGGATGCCGAAAGCTTCGCCCGCCTTCATCTCAGCCACGACAACAATGCCGAGAACCATCGGGTCCGTCTCAAGGTCATCACCGATCTGGAGCCTGAGTATTCCATCGCCGACAACCAGTTCGGCATCATCAGGCGCGAGCTGGAACACCCCGAGGCCTCCTGCTTCGAGGAACTGGGCTGGCACGAACGACCGGACCCCATCTACCCGATGCTCAGCTTCTGCGCGCTGACGCAGGACACCATGGGCACCTTCGTCGCCACCAAGGGGTTGCGCGAGTACGAAGCGTCCGGCGACGCCCACAACGAGCTCAACGTCACCCTCTACCGGTCCTACGGCGAGATCGGCAAGGATGACCTGACGCGTCGACCGGGCCGCGCCTCCGGCATCAAGGTGCCATCGCCCGACGGACAACTCAAACAGCACGTGGAATTCGATCTCGCCGTCGGTTTCGTGGACGGCGAGGACGGCATTCTTCAGGCAAGCCAGGCCGCCCACCTGCTGAACACCGACGACTGCACCTTCCAGGTCAAGAGGTACAACGACTTCCGGCTCAACCCCACCGGTAAGCGGATCCCACCCAGCTATTCACTGTTCACGCTCGACTCCTCCGTCGTGCTCAGCACCGTCAAGATGACTGAGTCGGGGTGCGGCTACGCCGTGCGCTTCTTCAACCCCACCTGGAGCGCGGTGACGGTGGAAACACCAACAATCCAGGGCCACATCGCACACATGAGCAGGCTCGACGAGGAGGTCGGCACCCAAGCAGAAGAACAGCTGACCGTGCCCGCCTGCGGCGCCATCACCCTGGTCTACCTGTCGACGCACGCAGACCCAGCCTGA
- a CDS encoding ECF transporter S component: MTGGQGNARQGGARPGEARRGGARRPLVALGRRSVAVLVAASLVGLLGFAWPFLTPVVQAGGASAVSHTQDAPWLFVLVLPLLAGVVLAQLSEGGMDAKVVALLGMLTAVGAGLRAISPGVAGLEPSFFLLVLAGYAFGPGFGFVLGALAIVAGGLITAGVGPWLPFQMFAAGWVGAFAGLLPGAGGGRHGTVGSGTGGHNGVIEHSGTIGAVRLALLAGYGLVAGLAYGLVMNLWFWPFTTNGTGLSYVAGDPLATNVSRYAAFWLTTSLGWDLPRGVVTAVLVLAFGRGLLRAFARVTRRAAFGAPAGFEAPAGPEGAPIKNPDTTPRSDRGVD, from the coding sequence ATGACCGGGGGCCAGGGCAACGCTCGACAGGGCGGGGCCCGCCCGGGCGAAGCTCGACGGGGCGGGGCCCGGCGTCCGCTGGTGGCGCTCGGCCGCCGGTCGGTCGCGGTGCTGGTCGCCGCGTCGCTGGTCGGGCTGCTCGGCTTCGCCTGGCCGTTCCTCACGCCGGTCGTCCAGGCCGGCGGGGCGAGCGCGGTGAGCCACACCCAGGACGCGCCGTGGCTGTTCGTGCTGGTGCTGCCGCTGCTGGCGGGGGTGGTGCTGGCCCAGCTGTCCGAGGGCGGGATGGATGCGAAGGTCGTCGCCCTGCTCGGCATGCTCACCGCGGTCGGCGCCGGACTGCGGGCCATTTCGCCCGGTGTGGCGGGGCTGGAACCGAGCTTCTTCCTGCTGGTCCTCGCCGGTTACGCGTTCGGACCGGGATTCGGGTTCGTCCTCGGCGCACTCGCCATCGTCGCCGGCGGCCTGATCACCGCCGGCGTGGGGCCGTGGCTGCCGTTCCAGATGTTCGCGGCGGGCTGGGTGGGGGCCTTCGCCGGTCTGCTGCCGGGCGCCGGAGGAGGACGGCATGGCACGGTCGGGAGCGGCACCGGCGGGCACAACGGCGTCATCGAGCACAGCGGCACCATCGGCGCAGTGCGGCTGGCGCTGCTGGCCGGTTACGGGCTGGTCGCCGGCCTCGCGTACGGCCTGGTGATGAACCTGTGGTTCTGGCCGTTCACCACCAACGGCACCGGCCTGTCGTACGTCGCCGGGGATCCGCTGGCGACGAATGTGAGTCGCTATGCGGCGTTCTGGCTGACCACGTCGCTCGGCTGGGACCTGCCGCGCGGCGTGGTGACCGCGGTCCTGGTGCTGGCCTTCGGGCGTGGGCTGCTGCGGGCCTTCGCCCGGGTGACCCGGCGGGCGGCGTTCGGGGCGCCGGCGGGTTTCGAGGCGCCGGCGGGGCCCGAAGGAGCGCCGATCAAGAATCCTGACACCACCCCTCGATCCGATCGGGGGGTCGATTGA
- a CDS encoding LacI family DNA-binding transcriptional regulator, whose protein sequence is MDSHQVPARPTMRDIADQVGLSIKSVSRVLNGDPGVSEARAEEVRAVARELGFRRNDLARGLRLHVGTETIGVVIRQASTRFYDSLIRGIDEVADRHGALVLTATTPGVERERSAVLALSSRRVDGLIIVPSSSDQSYLRAEEATGMPMVFVDRPAKGISADTVLADNASGGYAATKHLIAHGHRRIGVIGPDHSAFAPKERVRGYRDALKGTAPLDENLMRLDAKGQAGARQACDQLLALPDPPTALFALNNVCTIGVVRALQAAGLSHQIALVGFDDFDTADLLSPPVSVITQEVEEMGRTAAEMVFARISGEPAASGPTRTILPTQLIIRGSGEIEPGGVTGRRHSA, encoded by the coding sequence GTGGACAGCCACCAGGTTCCGGCCCGGCCGACGATGCGAGACATCGCCGACCAGGTCGGCTTGAGTATCAAGAGCGTGTCCCGGGTGCTCAATGGCGATCCGGGGGTGTCTGAAGCGAGGGCCGAAGAGGTGCGGGCGGTGGCCCGTGAGCTGGGGTTTCGCCGTAACGACCTGGCCCGCGGTCTGCGTCTGCACGTTGGCACCGAGACCATCGGTGTGGTGATTCGGCAGGCCTCCACCCGGTTCTACGACAGTTTGATCCGCGGCATCGATGAGGTGGCCGATCGCCACGGCGCGCTGGTGCTGACGGCGACAACGCCGGGTGTCGAACGCGAGCGGTCAGCGGTGCTCGCACTGTCCTCTCGGCGGGTTGACGGGCTGATCATCGTGCCTTCGAGCAGCGATCAGTCGTATCTGCGCGCCGAGGAAGCCACCGGGATGCCGATGGTCTTCGTCGACAGGCCGGCCAAGGGCATCAGCGCCGACACGGTGCTTGCCGACAACGCTTCCGGTGGCTACGCCGCCACCAAGCACTTGATCGCTCACGGGCATCGGCGCATCGGCGTGATCGGACCCGACCACTCGGCATTCGCGCCGAAGGAACGGGTACGTGGCTACCGTGACGCGTTGAAAGGGACGGCGCCGCTCGACGAGAACCTCATGCGTCTCGACGCCAAGGGCCAAGCGGGAGCCCGGCAAGCATGTGACCAACTGTTGGCGCTGCCGGACCCGCCGACCGCCCTGTTTGCGCTCAACAATGTCTGCACCATCGGAGTCGTCCGTGCCCTGCAAGCCGCGGGGCTGTCCCATCAGATCGCACTCGTCGGATTCGACGACTTCGACACCGCGGACCTGCTGAGCCCTCCGGTGAGTGTGATCACGCAAGAGGTGGAGGAGATGGGCCGAACGGCCGCAGAAATGGTGTTCGCGCGCATCAGCGGGGAACCGGCAGCCTCGGGCCCAACACGAACAATCCTGCCGACCCAGCTGATCATCCGCGGGTCGGGCGAGATCGAGCCTGGCGGGGTGACGGGGCGACGGCACAGCGCTTGA
- the dcd gene encoding dCTP deaminase produces MLLSDGDIAAEIASGQIRLDPYDPAMIQPASVDVRLDKFFRIFQNHRYPNIDPAVEQAELTRLVEPEGPDEPFILHPGEFVLASTYEVVTLGTTLAARLEGKSSLGRLGLLTHSTAGFVDPGFSGHVTLELSNVATLPIKLWPGMKIGQLCFFRLSSPAVEPYGSKKYGSRYQGQRGPTPSRSFVNFHRTPIS; encoded by the coding sequence ATGCTGCTGTCGGACGGAGATATCGCCGCGGAGATCGCATCGGGCCAGATCCGTCTGGATCCCTATGATCCCGCGATGATCCAGCCGGCGAGCGTCGACGTACGCCTGGACAAGTTCTTCCGGATCTTCCAGAACCACCGCTATCCGAACATCGACCCCGCCGTCGAACAGGCCGAGCTGACCCGGCTGGTGGAGCCTGAGGGGCCCGACGAGCCGTTCATCCTGCATCCGGGTGAGTTCGTCCTCGCCTCGACGTACGAGGTGGTCACCCTCGGTACCACCCTCGCTGCCCGGTTGGAGGGCAAGTCGTCACTGGGGCGTCTCGGCCTGCTCACCCACTCCACGGCGGGCTTCGTCGATCCGGGGTTCAGTGGACACGTGACCCTCGAGCTGTCGAACGTCGCGACCCTGCCGATCAAGCTGTGGCCGGGCATGAAGATCGGACAGCTGTGCTTCTTCCGGCTGTCGTCGCCGGCGGTGGAGCCGTACGGCTCGAAGAAGTACGGATCGCGCTACCAGGGCCAGCGGGGGCCGACCCCGAGCCGCTCCTTCGTCAACTTCCACCGGACGCCGATCAGCTGA